A part of Chitinimonas koreensis genomic DNA contains:
- a CDS encoding CmpA/NrtA family ABC transporter substrate-binding protein yields MEQPAEVMHPAGSDRPEKEEVQVGFIPLTDCASVVMAAVLGFDRKYGIRIVPRREASWAAIRDKLAGGELDAAHALYGLVYGVQMGIGGPQCDMNVLMTLNQNGQAITLSSRLAADGATDGERLARKARAAPRTLTFAQTFPTGTHAMWLYYWLAAHGIDPLRDVNTIVVPPPQMVAHMRVGNMDGFCAGEPWHQRAIAERAGFTAATSQAIWPGHPEKVLGTTAAFARRHPNTARALVMALLDASRWIDAQANRRRVAETLADRAYVNCAVDSIEQRLAGRYDDGLGRSWQDPDYMKFFDDGRVNYPYLSDGMWFLTQHRRWGLLKTDPDYLAVARAVNRIDLYAEAAQALGIALPAEPMRSGTLFDGSVWDGSDPAGYAARFAIRA; encoded by the coding sequence ATGGAACAGCCCGCCGAAGTGATGCATCCAGCCGGCAGCGACCGGCCGGAAAAGGAAGAGGTCCAGGTCGGCTTCATCCCGCTGACCGACTGCGCCTCGGTGGTGATGGCCGCCGTGCTCGGCTTCGACCGCAAGTACGGCATCCGCATCGTGCCGCGGCGCGAGGCGAGCTGGGCCGCGATCCGCGACAAGCTGGCCGGCGGCGAGCTCGACGCCGCCCATGCGCTGTACGGCCTGGTCTACGGCGTGCAGATGGGCATCGGCGGGCCGCAGTGCGACATGAACGTGCTGATGACGCTGAACCAGAACGGCCAGGCCATCACCCTGTCGAGCCGGCTGGCGGCCGACGGCGCGACCGACGGCGAGCGGCTCGCCCGCAAGGCCCGCGCCGCGCCGCGCACGCTGACCTTCGCCCAGACCTTCCCGACCGGCACCCACGCCATGTGGCTGTACTACTGGCTGGCGGCCCACGGCATCGATCCGCTGCGCGACGTGAACACCATCGTGGTGCCGCCGCCGCAGATGGTGGCGCACATGCGCGTCGGCAACATGGACGGCTTCTGCGCCGGCGAGCCGTGGCACCAGCGCGCGATCGCCGAGCGCGCCGGCTTCACCGCGGCGACCAGCCAGGCGATCTGGCCCGGCCATCCGGAGAAGGTGCTCGGTACCACCGCGGCCTTCGCCCGCCGTCACCCCAACACCGCGCGCGCGCTGGTGATGGCGCTGCTCGACGCCTCGCGCTGGATCGACGCCCAGGCCAACCGGCGCCGGGTGGCCGAGACGCTGGCCGACCGGGCCTACGTGAACTGTGCGGTGGATTCGATCGAACAGCGGCTGGCCGGCCGCTACGACGACGGCCTGGGCCGCAGCTGGCAGGACCCGGACTACATGAAGTTCTTCGACGACGGCCGGGTCAACTATCCCTACCTGTCGGACGGCATGTGGTTTCTCACCCAGCATCGGCGCTGGGGCCTGCTCAAGACGGATCCCGACTACCTGGCGGTGGCGCGCGCCGTGAACCGGATCGACCTGTACGCCGAGGCGGCGCAGGCGCTCGGCATCGCGCTGCCGGCCGAGCCGATGCGCAGCGGCACGCTGTTCGACGGCAGCGTCTGGGACGGCAGCGACCCGGCCGGCTACGCCGCGCGGTTCGCCATCCGCGCCTGA
- the ilvM gene encoding acetolactate synthase 2 small subunit, producing MPKQLTLSVDNNSDALERVLRVVRHRGFAVRRMEATLPETGERMEVLLEIDSPRPSWHLVSQLAKLGEVRTLALRGEAVSVSL from the coding sequence ATGCCCAAGCAACTGACCCTGAGCGTGGACAACAACAGCGATGCGCTCGAGCGCGTGCTGCGCGTGGTGCGCCACCGCGGCTTCGCGGTGCGCCGCATGGAGGCGACGCTGCCCGAGACCGGCGAGCGGATGGAGGTGCTGCTCGAGATCGACAGCCCGCGGCCGTCCTGGCACCTGGTGTCGCAGCTGGCCAAGCTCGGCGAGGTGCGCACGCTGGCGTTGCGCGGCGAGGCGGTCAGCGTGTCGCTGTAA
- a CDS encoding ANTAR domain-containing response regulator yields MGKPLRLVLVNDTERTVGALRDALLAAGFEVLAEVASAFELAEVVARLQPDAVIVDTDSPSRDVLEHIAVMHQDAPRPIVMFTGDGDEAHIRAAVRAGVTAYVVDGLTPARLKPVLDVAIARFDEERRLRDELADTRRQLADRKLIDRAKGLVMKRRGLGEDEAYQLLRRTAMARGVKLAEVARQLVEASELLG; encoded by the coding sequence ATGGGCAAGCCGCTGCGACTGGTACTGGTGAACGATACGGAGCGCACCGTCGGGGCGCTGCGCGACGCATTGCTGGCGGCCGGCTTCGAAGTGCTGGCCGAGGTGGCGTCGGCCTTCGAGCTGGCCGAGGTGGTGGCCCGGCTGCAGCCCGACGCGGTGATCGTCGACACCGACTCGCCGAGCCGCGACGTGCTCGAGCACATCGCGGTGATGCACCAGGATGCACCGCGGCCGATCGTGATGTTCACCGGCGACGGCGACGAGGCGCACATCCGTGCCGCGGTACGCGCCGGCGTGACCGCCTACGTGGTCGACGGCCTGACGCCGGCACGGCTCAAGCCGGTGCTCGACGTCGCCATCGCGCGCTTCGACGAGGAACGCAGGCTGCGCGACGAGCTGGCCGACACCCGCCGCCAACTGGCCGACCGCAAGCTGATCGACCGTGCCAAGGGCCTGGTGATGAAGCGGCGCGGCCTGGGCGAGGACGAGGCCTACCAGCTGCTGCGCCGCACCGCGATGGCGCGCGGCGTGAAACTGGCCGAGGTGGCGCGCCAGCTGGTCGAGGCGAGCGAGCTGCTCGGCTGA
- a CDS encoding sensor histidine kinase: MPRSLLPRGGSLRLRLLLWMLLPLLALAAVNLWQAQRGARTAADEAYDRILLGSALGIADHTTVEDGAVKVDIPYSALEMFQSQFPDHVYYRISHADGRLITGYQDLPASPHAALDKLGAHDSRFYEAFYKGEPIRVIAYSKPLYATAGVGPVLIQVGETLRAREEMTREILAESLRNQGLLVLAAVTLAVVGMARGLRPLMRLGEQVEARRTDALEPFDTRDVQSELRPFIAALNHHMARLRDQFELQRRFIADASHQLRTPLAVLHTQAEHALRQDDPAAMRAEVELLLRRTRQTVRLANQLLALSRAQPEATGRRQRPLAPAEIARAATLELAPLARRRRIDLGFEGDQDDASLVGNATLLHEMVVNLLDNALRYTQEGGTVTVRAHAAADGFVLEVEDDGPGIPAAERDKVFDRFYRILGTEADGCGLGLAIVREIVDRHGGRIELLEAPGGAPSDGAGPEDGAAAGSPPGRGLLVRVTLPLAPTPLPAPCSEAGRGRRRIRHTACLCASPNEERGPWASRCDWYW, translated from the coding sequence ATGCCGCGTTCGTTGCTGCCGCGCGGCGGCAGCCTGCGGCTGCGCCTGCTGCTGTGGATGCTGCTGCCGCTGCTGGCGCTGGCCGCGGTCAACCTGTGGCAGGCGCAGCGCGGCGCCCGCACCGCCGCCGACGAAGCCTACGACCGCATCCTGCTCGGCTCGGCGCTCGGCATCGCCGACCACACCACGGTCGAGGACGGCGCGGTCAAGGTCGACATCCCCTACTCGGCGCTGGAGATGTTCCAGTCGCAGTTCCCCGACCACGTCTACTACCGCATCAGTCATGCCGACGGCCGGCTGATCACCGGCTACCAGGACCTGCCGGCCTCGCCGCACGCCGCGCTGGACAAGCTCGGCGCCCACGATTCGCGTTTCTACGAGGCCTTCTACAAGGGCGAGCCGATCCGCGTGATCGCCTATTCCAAGCCGCTGTACGCCACGGCCGGCGTCGGCCCGGTGCTGATCCAGGTCGGCGAGACGCTGCGCGCGCGCGAGGAGATGACGCGCGAGATCCTGGCCGAATCGCTGCGCAACCAGGGCCTGCTGGTACTGGCCGCGGTGACGCTGGCGGTGGTCGGCATGGCGCGCGGCCTGCGGCCGCTGATGCGGCTGGGCGAGCAGGTCGAGGCGCGCCGCACCGACGCGCTCGAACCGTTCGACACCCGCGACGTGCAGTCCGAGCTGCGCCCCTTCATCGCCGCGCTGAACCACCACATGGCGCGGCTGCGCGACCAGTTCGAGCTGCAGCGGCGCTTCATCGCCGACGCCTCGCACCAGTTGCGCACGCCGCTGGCGGTGCTGCACACCCAGGCCGAGCACGCGCTGCGGCAGGACGACCCGGCCGCCATGCGGGCCGAGGTCGAACTGCTGCTGCGCCGCACCCGCCAGACCGTGCGGCTGGCCAACCAGCTGCTGGCGCTGTCGCGCGCCCAGCCCGAGGCGACCGGCCGCCGGCAGCGCCCGCTGGCGCCGGCCGAGATCGCCCGCGCCGCCACGCTGGAGCTGGCGCCGCTGGCGCGCCGGCGCCGCATCGATCTGGGCTTCGAGGGCGACCAGGACGACGCCAGCCTGGTCGGCAACGCCACGCTGCTGCACGAGATGGTGGTCAACCTGCTCGACAACGCGCTGCGCTACACCCAGGAAGGCGGCACCGTAACGGTGCGCGCGCACGCCGCGGCCGACGGTTTCGTGCTCGAGGTGGAGGACGACGGCCCCGGCATTCCGGCCGCCGAGCGCGACAAGGTGTTCGACCGCTTCTACCGCATCCTCGGCACCGAGGCCGACGGCTGCGGCCTGGGCCTGGCCATCGTGCGCGAGATCGTCGACCGCCACGGCGGCCGGATCGAACTGCTGGAGGCGCCGGGCGGCGCGCCGTCGGACGGCGCAGGCCCGGAAGACGGCGCGGCGGCCGGCTCGCCGCCCGGCCGCGGCCTGCTGGTGCGGGTGACGCTGCCGCTCGCGCCGACGCCGCTGCCGGCCCCTTGCTCTGAAGCCGGCCGGGGCCGCCGCCGCATCCGGCACACGGCTTGCTTATGCGCCAGTCCGAACGAGGAAAGAGGCCCATGGGCAAGCCGCTGCGACTGGTACTGGTGA
- a CDS encoding response regulator, which yields MRILLVEDNRPLADSLARALRGAQFSVDCVHDGADADHLLLTQDYALVILDLSLPRLPGLDVLKRLRGRGNKTPVLILTAHNGVGDRVRGLDLGADDYLTKPFELSELEARIRALIRRAAGHAANHLACGALGYDSGSRQFTLAGQPLALTPREHALLEVLLFNQGRTLGKEALSEKIIALDEEMNPEAIEIYVHRLRKKLAGSEVAIVTLRGLGYLLEAGDAA from the coding sequence ATGCGCATCCTGCTCGTCGAAGACAACCGCCCGCTGGCCGACTCGCTGGCCCGCGCACTGCGCGGCGCCCAGTTCAGCGTCGACTGCGTGCACGACGGCGCCGACGCCGACCACCTCCTGCTGACGCAGGACTACGCGCTGGTGATCCTCGACCTGTCGCTGCCGCGCCTGCCCGGCCTCGACGTGCTCAAGCGCCTGCGCGGCCGCGGCAACAAGACGCCGGTGCTGATCCTGACCGCCCACAACGGCGTCGGCGACCGGGTGCGCGGGCTCGACCTCGGCGCCGACGACTACCTGACCAAGCCGTTCGAGCTGAGCGAGCTGGAAGCGCGGATCCGCGCGCTGATCCGCCGCGCCGCCGGCCATGCCGCCAACCACCTGGCCTGCGGCGCGCTCGGCTACGACAGCGGCAGCCGCCAGTTCACCCTGGCCGGCCAGCCGCTGGCGCTCACCCCGCGCGAGCACGCGCTGCTCGAGGTGCTGCTGTTCAACCAGGGCCGCACGCTGGGCAAGGAGGCGCTGAGCGAAAAGATCATCGCGCTGGACGAGGAGATGAACCCGGAAGCGATCGAGATCTACGTGCACCGGCTGCGCAAGAAGCTGGCCGGCAGCGAGGTCGCCATCGTCACGCTGCGCGGGCTGGGCTACCTGCTCGAGGCCGGCGATGCGGCGTGA
- a CDS encoding porin yields the protein MKQLMLVAAVAAALPGLALADGTSVEIYGAIGVMTERVEARGATDASKDQSARLRVSDMSSRIGFRGREDLGDGLWAIWQIEQATRVDDAASAAWASRNSFVGLKGGFGTVRLGRYDMPYKEIGGDLDVMTTAQFSPINGTYSRFEQRAGNLVQYESPAFGGVKLRLAYQPDENKGTLNQQTLDGAVEYAAGGLNLAAAVERRDDVRAVIDSGAAAGDRSTGYKLTAQYATGAWYVGGGLERIESKPNAGAKLRQDGWMLAATYLVAPATRLMASYSSVGELDGKAAAADYKANQASLGATYDFSKRTRGYLFYTRIDNSAAQKLNFSFGSLAGVAAGRIRLRSGLACGTSSERQATACRRCPTASSGAASSDRSALHWVRTLPTLSLRERAG from the coding sequence ATGAAGCAGCTGATGCTGGTGGCCGCCGTCGCGGCCGCCCTGCCGGGACTCGCCCTGGCCGACGGGACGAGCGTCGAGATCTACGGCGCGATCGGGGTGATGACCGAACGCGTCGAAGCGCGCGGCGCGACCGATGCGAGCAAGGACCAGTCGGCGCGCCTGCGCGTGTCGGACATGAGCTCGCGCATCGGTTTCCGCGGCCGCGAGGATCTCGGCGACGGCCTGTGGGCGATCTGGCAGATCGAGCAGGCGACTCGCGTCGACGACGCCGCCTCGGCCGCCTGGGCCAGCCGCAACAGCTTCGTCGGCCTCAAGGGCGGCTTCGGCACCGTGCGGCTCGGCCGCTACGACATGCCCTACAAGGAGATCGGCGGCGATCTCGACGTGATGACCACGGCGCAGTTCAGCCCGATCAACGGCACCTACAGCCGCTTCGAGCAGCGCGCCGGCAACCTGGTGCAGTACGAGAGCCCGGCCTTCGGCGGCGTGAAGCTGCGGCTCGCTTACCAGCCGGACGAGAACAAGGGCACGCTGAACCAGCAGACGCTCGACGGCGCGGTCGAATACGCCGCCGGCGGGCTCAACCTGGCCGCCGCGGTGGAGCGGCGCGACGACGTGCGCGCGGTGATCGACAGCGGCGCCGCGGCCGGCGACCGCAGCACCGGCTACAAGCTGACCGCCCAGTACGCGACCGGCGCCTGGTACGTCGGCGGCGGCCTCGAGCGCATCGAATCGAAGCCCAACGCCGGCGCGAAGCTGCGCCAGGACGGCTGGATGCTGGCGGCCACCTACCTGGTCGCGCCGGCAACGCGGCTGATGGCCAGCTACAGCAGCGTCGGCGAGCTCGACGGCAAGGCCGCCGCGGCCGACTACAAGGCGAACCAGGCCTCGCTCGGCGCGACCTACGACTTCAGCAAGCGCACGCGCGGCTACCTGTTCTATACCCGCATCGACAATTCGGCGGCGCAGAAGCTGAACTTCTCGTTCGGCTCGCTGGCCGGCGTGGCGGCGGGGCGGATCCGACTTCGTTCGGGGTTGGCCTGCGGCACAAGTTCTGAGCGCCAGGCGACGGCTTGCAGACGCTGCCCGACGGCATCTTCGGGCGCAGCTTCGTCAGACCGTTCAGCTCTGCACTGGGTAAGGACACTGCCAACCCTCTCCCTCCGGGAGAGGGCAGGGTGA
- a CDS encoding ABC transporter substrate-binding protein — MNRFKTTLAAAALAAAAVLAGAAVPPGYPGSYQSTIDAAAKEGKLTIYATTDIKLVQPLINDFQSLYPAVKVDYNDVNSTELYNRFVSEVAAGSGSADVLWSSAMDMQVKLVNDGYALSYKTPEAAALPDWAHWRDEIFGTTFEPVTIVYNKRLVEAAEVPKTHADLVKLLQSKPDKFRDKLTTYDVEKSGAGFLFATQDSKINPAFWMLARALGGTGVKLQSSTGTMIERISSGENLIGYNILGSYALARAKKDPNIGVVLPTDYTLVISRLMMISKTAKSPNAARLWVDYLLSRRGQTLLADKAELFTVRRDLSADAAGMDVYANVRQVLKPVPVGPGLLVFLDQAKRLDFMKQWKAEAGRK; from the coding sequence ATGAATCGCTTCAAGACCACCCTCGCGGCGGCCGCGCTGGCCGCAGCCGCCGTCCTGGCCGGCGCCGCGGTGCCGCCCGGCTATCCCGGCAGCTACCAGTCGACCATCGACGCGGCCGCCAAGGAAGGCAAGCTGACCATCTACGCGACCACCGACATCAAGCTGGTGCAGCCGCTGATCAACGATTTCCAGTCGCTCTACCCGGCGGTCAAGGTCGACTACAACGACGTCAACTCGACCGAGCTTTACAACCGCTTCGTCAGCGAAGTGGCGGCCGGCAGCGGCTCGGCCGACGTGCTGTGGTCGTCGGCGATGGACATGCAGGTGAAGCTGGTCAACGACGGCTACGCGCTGAGCTACAAGACGCCCGAGGCGGCCGCGCTGCCCGACTGGGCGCACTGGCGCGACGAGATCTTCGGCACCACCTTCGAGCCGGTCACCATCGTCTACAACAAGCGCCTGGTCGAGGCGGCCGAGGTGCCCAAGACCCATGCCGACCTGGTCAAGCTGCTGCAGAGCAAGCCCGACAAGTTCCGCGACAAGCTGACGACCTACGACGTCGAGAAGTCCGGCGCCGGCTTCCTGTTCGCCACCCAGGACAGCAAGATCAACCCGGCCTTCTGGATGCTGGCGCGCGCGCTCGGCGGCACCGGGGTGAAGCTGCAGAGCTCGACCGGCACCATGATCGAGCGCATCTCCTCGGGCGAGAACCTGATCGGCTACAACATCCTCGGTTCCTACGCGCTGGCGCGGGCCAAGAAAGACCCGAACATCGGCGTGGTGCTGCCGACCGACTACACGCTGGTGATCTCGCGGCTGATGATGATCAGCAAGACCGCCAAGAGCCCCAACGCGGCGCGGCTGTGGGTCGACTACCTGCTGTCCAGGCGCGGCCAGACGCTGCTGGCCGACAAGGCCGAGCTCTTTACCGTGCGGCGCGACCTCAGCGCCGACGCGGCCGGCATGGACGTCTACGCCAACGTGCGGCAGGTGCTCAAGCCGGTGCCGGTCGGGCCGGGCCTGCTGGTCTTCCTCGACCAGGCCAAGCGGCTGGACTTCATGAAGCAGTGGAAGGCCGAGGCGGGCCGCAAGTAA
- a CDS encoding ABC transporter permease gives MNSLTLPDAAPPTAVPGGLARLRGLPLGRLAVVLAAAVAVLLPIGLIVWQSLLSAPFFMPNKTVGLDAYRFIFDDPDFWSASRNSVAIAIGMVGIALPLGAALSFLMARTDLPGRRWLEPLILVPVFVSPLVLAFGYVVALGPVGFYSLWFKQALGLAAVPWNIYSLTSIAVVAGLTHVPHVYLYASSALRNLGADVEEAARVGGASPLRVALDVSLPMTLPSLLFAAVLVFFLGFEIFGLPLVLGDPEGHLVLATYLYKLTNKLGLPSYHLMAAVAVCLIAITFPLVLLQRWLLKSSARYVALKGKATRPRVLPLGGWKWLALAIVAAWLLFTLVVPLSGIALRSVVNYWGEGVSLAEAFTLNHFVEVFEQPNLVRAIVNSVAIGVIGGAVAVICYTALGLASHRKQDGLTRFVDYLVLVPRAVPGVLAGLAFLWVFLFVPGLKELRNGMLSVWIAYTVVWLAYGMRLISSALIQVAPELEEAARTVGASRSRTHRQITVPLIRYGLLASWLLVFMIFEREYSTGVYLLAPGSEVIGSMLVSLWAAGAIDLVAALSLINIGLVGIGLAVALRFGVKLHD, from the coding sequence ATGAATTCGCTCACCCTGCCCGATGCCGCGCCGCCAACCGCCGTGCCCGGCGGCCTGGCCCGGCTGCGCGGCCTGCCGCTCGGCCGCCTTGCGGTGGTGCTGGCGGCGGCCGTCGCCGTGCTGCTGCCGATCGGACTGATCGTCTGGCAGAGCCTGTTGTCGGCGCCGTTCTTCATGCCGAACAAGACGGTCGGCCTCGACGCCTACCGCTTCATCTTCGACGACCCGGACTTCTGGTCGGCCAGCCGCAACTCGGTCGCCATCGCCATCGGCATGGTGGGGATCGCGCTGCCGCTCGGCGCCGCGCTGTCCTTCCTGATGGCGCGCACCGACCTGCCGGGCCGGCGCTGGCTCGAACCGCTGATCCTGGTGCCGGTGTTCGTCTCGCCGCTGGTGCTGGCCTTCGGCTACGTGGTGGCGCTGGGCCCGGTCGGCTTCTACTCGCTGTGGTTCAAGCAGGCGCTGGGCCTGGCCGCCGTGCCGTGGAACATCTACTCGCTGACCAGCATCGCGGTGGTGGCCGGCCTGACCCACGTGCCGCACGTCTACCTCTACGCCTCGTCGGCGCTGCGCAACCTCGGCGCCGACGTCGAGGAGGCCGCCCGCGTCGGCGGCGCCAGCCCGTTGCGGGTGGCGCTCGACGTCAGCCTGCCGATGACGCTGCCCTCGCTGTTGTTCGCCGCGGTGCTGGTGTTCTTCCTCGGCTTCGAGATCTTCGGCCTGCCGCTGGTGCTCGGCGATCCCGAGGGCCACCTGGTGCTGGCCACCTATCTATATAAGCTGACCAACAAGCTCGGCCTGCCGTCCTACCACCTGATGGCGGCGGTGGCGGTCTGCCTGATCGCCATCACCTTCCCGCTGGTGCTGCTGCAGCGCTGGCTGCTGAAGAGCTCGGCCCGCTACGTGGCGCTCAAGGGCAAGGCGACGCGGCCGCGGGTGCTGCCGCTGGGCGGCTGGAAATGGCTGGCGCTGGCCATCGTGGCGGCCTGGCTGCTGTTCACCCTGGTGGTGCCGCTGTCGGGCATCGCGCTGCGCTCGGTGGTCAACTACTGGGGCGAGGGCGTGTCGCTGGCCGAGGCCTTCACGCTCAACCACTTCGTCGAGGTGTTCGAGCAGCCCAACCTGGTGCGCGCCATCGTCAACAGCGTGGCCATCGGCGTGATCGGCGGCGCGGTGGCGGTGATCTGCTACACCGCGCTGGGTCTCGCGTCGCACCGCAAGCAGGACGGCCTGACCCGCTTCGTCGATTACCTGGTGCTGGTGCCGCGCGCGGTGCCCGGCGTGCTGGCCGGCCTGGCCTTCCTGTGGGTGTTCCTGTTCGTGCCGGGGCTCAAGGAATTGCGCAACGGCATGCTCAGCGTCTGGATCGCCTACACCGTGGTGTGGCTGGCCTACGGCATGCGGCTGATTTCCTCGGCGCTGATCCAGGTCGCGCCCGAGCTGGAGGAGGCGGCCCGCACCGTCGGCGCCAGCCGCAGCCGCACCCACCGCCAGATCACCGTGCCGCTGATCCGCTACGGCCTGCTGGCCAGCTGGCTCTTGGTGTTCATGATCTTCGAGCGCGAATACTCGACCGGCGTCTACCTGCTGGCGCCGGGCTCGGAAGTGATCGGCTCGATGCTGGTCTCGCTGTGGGCGGCCGGGGCGATCGACCTGGTCGCCGCCCTCTCCCTCATCAATATCGGCCTGGTCGGCATCGGCCTGGCCGTGGCGCTGCGCTTCGGAGTGAAACTTCATGACTAA
- a CDS encoding ABC transporter ATP-binding protein, with protein MTKLTVQDLHLQYGDNPILKGVSFDLQPGEVVALLGASGSGKTTLLRTVAGLETPHRGRIAIGGQALFDGARGLDLPVEKRGLGLVFQSYALWPHKTVFDNVAYGLALRGVAKPEQRERVTAALKSLDLGHLAERYPNQLSGGQQQRVAIARALVYNPPVILLDEPLSNLDAKLREEARAWLRELIVTLGLSALCVTHDQTEAMAMADRILLLRDGRIEQEGRPEEMYGAPKTLYAADFMGNNNRLEGRVVELRDGRALLEGEGWRCWGAARGELAPGDAAVGLIRLERVKLAEAAGDNRIAAPLVTSMFLGDRWEHLFHPGQGRLRAYGGSAIAAGSTAWLELPADDLWLFRRA; from the coding sequence ATGACTAAGCTGACCGTGCAGGATCTGCACCTGCAATATGGCGACAACCCCATCCTCAAGGGCGTGTCCTTCGACCTGCAGCCGGGCGAGGTGGTGGCGCTGCTCGGCGCCTCCGGCAGCGGCAAGACCACGCTGCTGCGCACGGTGGCCGGGCTGGAGACGCCGCACCGCGGCCGCATCGCCATCGGCGGCCAGGCATTGTTCGACGGCGCGCGCGGGCTCGACCTGCCGGTCGAGAAGCGCGGCCTGGGCCTGGTGTTCCAGTCCTATGCGCTGTGGCCGCACAAGACGGTGTTCGACAACGTCGCCTATGGCCTGGCGCTGCGCGGCGTGGCCAAGCCCGAGCAGCGCGAGCGGGTGACGGCCGCGCTGAAGAGCCTGGACCTCGGCCACCTGGCCGAGCGCTACCCGAACCAGCTGTCGGGCGGCCAGCAGCAGCGCGTCGCCATCGCCCGCGCGCTGGTCTACAACCCGCCGGTCATCCTGCTCGACGAGCCGCTGTCCAATCTCGACGCCAAGCTGCGCGAAGAGGCGCGCGCCTGGCTGCGCGAGCTGATCGTCACGCTGGGGCTGTCGGCGCTGTGCGTGACTCACGACCAGACCGAGGCGATGGCGATGGCCGACCGCATCCTGCTGCTGCGCGACGGCCGCATCGAGCAGGAAGGCCGGCCGGAGGAGATGTACGGCGCGCCGAAGACGCTCTACGCGGCCGACTTCATGGGCAACAACAACCGGCTGGAGGGCAGGGTGGTCGAGCTGCGCGACGGCCGCGCGCTGCTCGAGGGCGAGGGCTGGCGCTGCTGGGGCGCGGCGCGCGGCGAGCTGGCGCCGGGCGACGCGGCGGTCGGCCTGATCCGCCTCGAACGGGTGAAGCTGGCCGAGGCGGCCGGCGACAACCGCATCGCGGCGCCCTTGGTGACCTCGATGTTCCTGGGCGACCGCTGGGAGCACCTGTTCCACCCGGGCCAGGGCCGGCTGCGCGCCTACGGCGGCAGCGCCATCGCGGCGGGGAGCACGGCCTGGCTGGAGCTGCCGGCGGACGACCTGTGGCTGTTCCGCAGGGCCTGA
- the arcD gene encoding arginine-ornithine antiporter produces the protein MRPDSAPKPLGLGLLVALVVGSIIGSGIFGLPQNMAAGAGPGAILIGWAVSGVGMLALARVYQLLALRKPGLDNGVYAYAQALSGEYVGFNSAWGYWVSAWVGNVGYLVAAFGALGYFFPVFGDGNGPAAIVGASLVLWTVHALVLRGLRGAAVLNGVVTLAKTLPLLLFIVLVSLAFQARLFELDFWGSAQLGPVFDQVRSTMLVTVWVFIGVEGASVYSARASRREDVGRATLLGFMICLALLMAVSLLSLGILAQPELAGLKNPSMAGVLEKAVGTWGAVVVYLGLLLSVGGGFLAWTLLAAESLFTPAQGGAMPGWLAGQNRHGVPANALWLTNAMVQLFLIVTLVSKASYLALISLSTAMILLPYLFSAAYGLVLAWRGEGAPAAVRGGDLPVTALATVYCLWLLYAAGLKYLLLAALLYAPGAVVYLLAKKQRGEPPFVRFEWAALALILVLAVAAACLLSTGRLGL, from the coding sequence ATGCGCCCCGACTCCGCCCCCAAACCGCTCGGCCTCGGCCTCCTGGTCGCCCTGGTCGTCGGCTCCATCATCGGCAGCGGCATCTTCGGATTGCCGCAGAACATGGCGGCCGGCGCCGGGCCAGGCGCGATCCTGATCGGCTGGGCCGTCAGCGGCGTCGGCATGCTGGCGCTGGCGCGCGTCTACCAGCTGCTCGCGCTGCGCAAGCCCGGGCTGGACAACGGCGTGTACGCCTACGCCCAGGCGCTGTCGGGCGAATACGTCGGCTTCAACTCGGCCTGGGGCTACTGGGTCAGCGCCTGGGTCGGCAACGTCGGCTACCTGGTCGCGGCATTCGGCGCGCTCGGCTATTTCTTTCCAGTGTTCGGCGACGGCAACGGCCCGGCCGCCATCGTCGGCGCCTCGCTGGTGCTGTGGACCGTCCACGCGCTGGTGCTGCGCGGCCTGCGCGGCGCCGCCGTGCTCAACGGCGTGGTGACGCTGGCCAAGACGCTGCCCCTGCTGCTGTTCATCGTGCTGGTGTCGCTGGCCTTCCAGGCCAGGCTGTTCGAGCTGGACTTCTGGGGCAGCGCCCAGCTCGGCCCGGTGTTCGACCAGGTGCGCAGCACCATGCTGGTGACGGTCTGGGTCTTCATCGGCGTCGAGGGCGCCAGCGTCTACTCGGCGCGGGCCAGCCGGCGCGAGGACGTGGGCCGCGCCACGCTGCTCGGCTTCATGATCTGCCTGGCGCTGCTGATGGCGGTTTCGCTGCTGTCGCTGGGCATCCTCGCCCAGCCCGAGCTGGCCGGCCTGAAGAATCCCTCGATGGCCGGCGTGCTGGAGAAGGCCGTCGGCACCTGGGGGGCGGTGGTGGTGTACCTGGGCCTGCTGCTGTCGGTGGGCGGCGGCTTCCTGGCCTGGACGCTGCTGGCGGCCGAATCGCTGTTCACCCCGGCCCAGGGCGGCGCGATGCCGGGCTGGCTGGCCGGGCAGAACCGCCACGGCGTGCCGGCCAACGCGCTGTGGCTGACCAACGCCATGGTGCAGCTGTTCCTGATCGTCACCCTGGTGTCCAAGGCCTCCTACCTCGCGCTGATCTCGCTCTCCACGGCGATGATCCTGCTGCCCTACCTGTTCAGCGCGGCCTACGGCCTGGTGCTGGCCTGGCGCGGCGAAGGCGCGCCGGCCGCCGTGCGCGGCGGCGACCTGCCGGTGACGGCGCTGGCGACCGTCTACTGCCTGTGGCTGCTCTACGCCGCCGGCCTCAAGTACCTGCTGCTGGCCGCCTTGCTCTACGCTCCCGGCGCCGTCGTCTACCTGCTGGCCAAGAAGCAGCGCGGCGAGCCGCCGTTCGTCCGCTTCGAGTGGGCGGCGCTGGCGCTGATCCTGGTGCTGGCCGTCGCGGCCGCCTGCCTGCTGTCCACCGGCCGGCTCGGCCTGTAG